A window from Micromonospora terminaliae encodes these proteins:
- the mshA gene encoding D-inositol-3-phosphate glycosyltransferase has protein sequence MAELHTGVGRQRGALPWPRPRRIATLSVHTSPLHQPGTGDAGGMNVYILEVARRLAEADVEVEIFTRATSGDLPPVVEMAPGVSVRHVTAGPLEGLTKEELPGQLCAFTAGVLRAEAARPPGHYDLIHSHYWLSGQVGWLAKERWGVPLVHTAHTLAKVKNAQLAAGDRPEPKARVIGEEQVVAESDRLVANTRAEARDLVDRYDAEPARVAVVEPGVDLDRFRPARGDRDAAVLAARRRLGLPARGYVVAFVGRIQPLKAPDVLIRAVAALRDREPALADEVTVVICGGPSGTGLDRPTALMELAGSLGVADRVRFLPPQTGDDLPALYRAADLVAVPSHNESFGLVALEAQACGTPVLAAAVGGLVTAVRDGVSGVLIDGHDPVDWARTLARLLPDRLRRAALGRGAERHARDFSWHRTVSGLLAVYGEAIAEHRVRLAGRLGDPALACSW, from the coding sequence GTGGCGGAGTTGCACACCGGTGTCGGTCGTCAGCGAGGTGCCCTGCCGTGGCCGCGGCCGCGCCGGATCGCCACCCTCTCCGTGCACACCTCGCCGCTGCACCAGCCCGGCACGGGCGACGCCGGCGGCATGAACGTCTACATCCTGGAGGTCGCCCGGCGCCTGGCCGAGGCCGACGTCGAGGTGGAGATCTTCACCCGGGCCACCTCCGGCGACCTGCCGCCGGTGGTCGAGATGGCGCCCGGAGTGAGCGTCCGGCACGTCACCGCCGGCCCCCTGGAGGGGCTGACCAAGGAGGAGCTTCCCGGCCAGCTCTGCGCCTTCACGGCCGGCGTGCTCCGCGCCGAGGCGGCCCGGCCGCCAGGCCACTACGACCTGATCCACTCGCACTACTGGCTCTCCGGCCAGGTGGGCTGGCTGGCCAAGGAGCGCTGGGGCGTGCCCCTGGTGCACACCGCACACACCCTGGCCAAGGTCAAGAACGCCCAGCTCGCCGCCGGGGACCGGCCCGAGCCCAAGGCCCGCGTCATCGGCGAGGAGCAGGTGGTCGCCGAGTCCGACCGGCTGGTCGCCAACACGCGGGCCGAGGCCCGCGACCTGGTCGACCGGTACGACGCCGAACCCGCCCGGGTGGCCGTGGTGGAGCCCGGCGTGGACCTGGACCGGTTCCGCCCGGCCCGCGGCGACCGGGACGCGGCCGTGCTGGCGGCCCGCCGCCGCCTCGGCCTGCCGGCCCGCGGCTACGTGGTGGCCTTCGTCGGCCGGATCCAGCCGCTCAAGGCCCCGGACGTGCTCATCCGGGCGGTCGCCGCGCTGCGCGACCGGGAGCCCGCACTCGCCGACGAGGTGACCGTGGTGATCTGCGGCGGCCCGAGCGGCACGGGGCTGGACCGCCCCACCGCCCTCATGGAGCTGGCCGGCTCGCTCGGCGTCGCCGACCGGGTGCGGTTCCTGCCGCCGCAGACCGGCGACGACCTGCCCGCCCTGTACCGGGCGGCCGACCTGGTCGCGGTGCCCTCGCACAACGAGTCGTTCGGGCTGGTCGCGCTGGAGGCCCAGGCGTGCGGCACCCCGGTGCTGGCGGCCGCCGTGGGCGGGCTGGTCACCGCGGTCCGGGACGGCGTCAGCGGGGTCCTCATCGACGGCCACGACCCGGTCGACTGGGCCCGTACGCTGGCCCGCCTCCTGCCCGACCGGCTGCGCCGGGCCGCCCTGGGCCGCGGCGCCGAGCGGCACGCGCGCGACTTCTCCTGGCACCGCACCGTCTCCGGCCTGCTCGCCGTCTACGGCGAGGCGATCGCCGAGCACCGGGTACGCCTGGCCGGCCGGCTCGGTGACCCCGCCCTCGCATGCTCGTGGTGA
- a CDS encoding MFS transporter, translated as MRGLRRWWDDTAGGLPATFWYLWSGLLINRAGAFAMLFLSLYLTTARGASPSLAGLVVGAYGAGGAAGTLLGGVLADRWGRRSTLLAAHLAAAGLMVALAFSRHLAVIAVLAALVGVVHSMPSPAFVAAIVDVVPEARRSRAFNLQFWAFNLGMAVASLLAGVLAEASFLALFLVDAGATLAATVVIALKVPETLTRRPVTLRAVAGRRPGLHTALTDRTFLTFVGLTFLLAVLTMQTSTIMPLAMRDDGLRPTAYGVVVALGGALIVAGQLFVPRLIEPYRKSTVLAVSTGLMALGFAALTVADGLPLYLGAAVVWTVGQMLAAPPNAQINADLAPPELRARYQSVFYLTFPAASFAAPALGGLSLQHLGARHWLVVGALGLVAAAGHLLAGPPRERRIAELRAAAERAATVPAGR; from the coding sequence GTGCGCGGCCTGCGGCGCTGGTGGGACGACACGGCCGGCGGGCTCCCCGCCACCTTCTGGTACCTCTGGTCCGGCCTGCTCATCAACCGGGCCGGCGCGTTCGCCATGCTCTTCCTGTCGCTCTACCTGACCACCGCCCGGGGAGCCTCGCCGTCGCTCGCCGGCCTGGTGGTCGGGGCGTACGGGGCCGGTGGCGCCGCCGGCACGCTGCTCGGCGGGGTGCTGGCCGACCGGTGGGGCCGGCGCTCCACCCTGCTGGCCGCCCACCTGGCCGCGGCCGGGCTCATGGTGGCCCTGGCGTTCAGCCGGCACCTCGCGGTGATCGCCGTGCTGGCCGCGCTGGTCGGGGTGGTCCACTCGATGCCCAGCCCGGCGTTCGTGGCCGCCATCGTGGACGTGGTGCCCGAGGCCCGCCGCTCCCGCGCGTTCAACCTCCAGTTCTGGGCGTTCAACCTGGGCATGGCGGTGGCCTCGCTGCTGGCCGGAGTGCTCGCCGAGGCGAGCTTCCTGGCCCTGTTCCTGGTCGACGCCGGGGCCACCCTGGCGGCGACCGTGGTCATCGCGCTGAAGGTTCCGGAGACCCTGACCCGCCGCCCGGTCACCCTGCGCGCGGTGGCGGGCCGGCGGCCCGGGCTGCACACCGCGCTGACCGACCGCACCTTCCTCACCTTCGTGGGGCTGACCTTCCTGCTGGCCGTGCTCACCATGCAGACCTCGACGATCATGCCGCTCGCCATGCGGGACGACGGCCTGCGCCCCACGGCGTACGGGGTGGTCGTGGCGCTCGGCGGCGCGTTGATCGTGGCCGGTCAGCTCTTCGTGCCCCGCCTCATCGAGCCCTACCGGAAGTCGACCGTCCTGGCGGTCTCCACCGGCCTCATGGCGCTCGGCTTCGCGGCGTTGACCGTCGCCGACGGCCTGCCGCTCTACCTCGGCGCGGCCGTGGTGTGGACGGTCGGACAGATGCTCGCCGCGCCGCCGAACGCGCAGATCAACGCGGATCTCGCCCCGCCCGAGCTGCGCGCCCGTTACCAGTCGGTGTTCTACCTGACCTTCCCGGCGGCGTCGTTCGCGGCGCCGGCCCTGGGCGGGCTCAGCCTCCAGCACCTCGGTGCGCGGCACTGGCTCGTGGTGGGCGCCCTGGGCCTGGTCGCGGCGGCCGGTCACCTGCTGGCCGGGCCGCCCCGGGAGCGCCGGATCGCCGAGTTGCGGGCCGCGGCCGAGCGGGCGGCGACGGTGCCGGCGGGACGCTGA
- a CDS encoding class I SAM-dependent methyltransferase, whose product MARPLGVVTRGTTNPNRLRRVDNWIAATCGDALRAAADPLVVDLGYGATPVTAVELRARLAAAVRADVRVVGLEIDPVRVAAAQPAADPPGLTFARGGFELAGLRPALVRAFNVLRQYDEGEVPGAWRTVTDGLAPGGLLVEGTCDELGRLGAWVLLDAAGPRTLTLAAKLTTLASPAQLAERLPKALIHRNVPGEPIHDLIQALESAWQSTAGYAPFGPRDRWTRTIAAVKAAGWPVQNRPSRWRLGGLTVPWPAVAPT is encoded by the coding sequence ATGGCCCGGCCGCTCGGGGTCGTCACCCGGGGCACGACGAATCCGAACCGGCTCCGCCGGGTGGACAACTGGATCGCCGCGACCTGTGGTGACGCCCTGCGCGCCGCCGCCGACCCGCTCGTGGTCGACCTCGGCTACGGCGCCACCCCGGTGACCGCCGTCGAGCTGCGGGCCCGGCTCGCGGCCGCGGTCCGCGCGGACGTCCGGGTCGTCGGGCTGGAGATCGATCCGGTACGCGTGGCCGCCGCCCAGCCGGCCGCCGACCCGCCGGGGCTCACCTTCGCCCGGGGCGGCTTCGAGCTGGCCGGGCTGCGCCCCGCCCTGGTCCGGGCGTTCAACGTGCTGCGCCAGTACGACGAGGGCGAGGTGCCCGGAGCCTGGCGCACGGTCACCGACGGGCTCGCCCCGGGCGGGCTGCTGGTCGAGGGCACGTGCGACGAGCTGGGGCGGCTCGGCGCCTGGGTGCTGCTCGACGCGGCCGGCCCGCGCACGCTGACCCTGGCCGCGAAGCTCACCACGCTGGCGAGCCCGGCCCAGCTCGCCGAGCGGCTGCCCAAGGCGCTCATCCACCGCAACGTCCCCGGCGAACCGATCCACGACCTGATCCAGGCCCTGGAGAGCGCCTGGCAGTCCACGGCCGGCTACGCCCCCTTCGGCCCCCGCGACCGCTGGACGAGAACGATCGCCGCGGTGAAGGCGGCAGGCTGGCCGGTCCAGAACCGCCCAAGCCGCTGGCGCCTGGGCGGACTGACCGTCCCCTGGCCGGCGGTAGCCCCCACCTGA
- a CDS encoding YbjN domain-containing protein, translating to MSRRSEVAALIEAVFAERELEWESTGETSYAVTLPGTHKLKTICNLIVGEHALRVEAFVMRQPDERREELWAWLLQRNARMYGVSFSIDAVGDVYLTGRVNLTGVDEDELDRLLGAVLTYADESFDSMLEIGFGTAIRREWEWRVKRGESTANLAAFAHLFEPSAPAGSAAGGSDPS from the coding sequence ATGAGCCGCAGGAGTGAGGTCGCCGCGCTGATCGAGGCCGTCTTTGCCGAGCGCGAGCTGGAGTGGGAGTCCACCGGCGAGACGTCGTACGCGGTCACCCTGCCGGGCACCCACAAGCTCAAGACGATCTGCAACCTGATCGTCGGCGAGCACGCCCTGCGGGTCGAGGCGTTCGTGATGCGCCAGCCCGACGAGCGCCGCGAGGAGCTGTGGGCCTGGCTGCTCCAGCGCAACGCCCGGATGTACGGGGTGTCCTTCTCCATCGACGCCGTGGGCGACGTCTACCTGACCGGGCGCGTCAACCTGACCGGGGTGGACGAGGACGAACTGGACCGCCTGCTCGGGGCCGTCCTGACCTACGCCGACGAGTCCTTCGACAGCATGCTGGAGATCGGTTTCGGCACGGCCATCCGCCGGGAGTGGGAGTGGCGGGTCAAGCGGGGCGAGTCGACGGCCAATTTGGCGGCGTTCGCGCACCTCTTCGAGCCCTCGGCCCCGGCCGGCTCGGCCGCCGGAGGTTCGGACCCGTCCTGA
- a CDS encoding SDR family NAD(P)-dependent oxidoreductase: protein MTSVAIVTGASSGIGAATARRLAAEGFHVLAAARRTDRLAGLVAEIEAAGGAATAVECDVTADESVAGLAAAAAAAPGPVTLLVNNAGGARGLDPVESADVGDWQWMYDVNVLGTLRVTKALLPALESSGAGTVVIISSTAGHVVYEGGGGYTAAKHAQTAMAGTLRLELCGRPVRVIEIDPGMVKTEEFGLVRFGGDADRAAAVYAGVAEPLVAEDVADCVAWCATRPHHVNIDQLVVRPLAQAAQHKVHRA, encoded by the coding sequence ATGACCTCAGTCGCCATCGTCACCGGGGCGTCCAGCGGGATCGGCGCGGCCACGGCCCGCCGGCTGGCCGCCGAGGGTTTCCACGTGCTCGCCGCCGCGCGGCGTACCGACCGGCTGGCCGGCCTCGTCGCCGAGATCGAGGCGGCCGGCGGCGCGGCCACGGCGGTGGAGTGCGACGTCACCGCCGACGAGTCGGTCGCCGGGCTGGCCGCCGCGGCCGCCGCCGCGCCCGGGCCGGTCACCCTGCTGGTCAACAATGCCGGCGGGGCGCGCGGGCTGGACCCGGTGGAGTCCGCCGACGTGGGCGACTGGCAGTGGATGTACGACGTCAACGTGCTCGGCACGCTCCGGGTCACCAAGGCCCTGCTGCCCGCGCTGGAGTCCTCCGGTGCCGGCACCGTCGTCATCATCAGCTCCACCGCCGGGCACGTCGTCTACGAGGGCGGCGGCGGCTACACGGCGGCCAAGCACGCGCAGACCGCGATGGCCGGCACGCTCCGGCTGGAGTTGTGCGGCCGCCCGGTCCGGGTGATCGAGATCGACCCGGGCATGGTCAAGACCGAGGAGTTCGGCCTGGTCCGGTTCGGCGGCGACGCCGACCGGGCCGCGGCGGTCTACGCCGGGGTGGCCGAGCCGCTGGTCGCCGAGGACGTGGCCGACTGCGTCGCCTGGTGCGCCACCCGCCCGCACCACGTCAACATCGACCAGCTCGTGGTCCGCCCGCTGGCCCAGGCCGCCCAGCACAAGGTGCACCGGGCCTAG